A genome region from Zootoca vivipara chromosome 11, rZooViv1.1, whole genome shotgun sequence includes the following:
- the MTX3 gene encoding metaxin-3 isoform X2, with product MAPAMELSCWGGDWGLPSVHAECLVVMAYARFCGAPLKVNVIDHLWRAPRGSVPLLISDDTVISQPAKILNFFRKQKYNADYELSTKEGADTLAYIALLEEKLLPAVLHTFWVEADNYYNVTKPWFASRIPFPLSWYLPRKMSGEALNRILLTKGGPPLYSLTEVEAQIYRDAKECLNLLSNRLGTSPFFFGNMPTTLDAFVFGFLAPLYKVPFPKAQLQDHLKQLPNLCHFCDDILSCYFRSNLSGATPAGQDTVDANLQKLTQLVNKESNLIEKMDDNLRKSPQHRPRKLTTLKLSTAV from the exons ATGGCGCCCGCCATGGAGCTGAGCTGCTGGGGCGGTGATTGGGGGTTGCCGTCCGTGCACGCGGAGTGCCTCGTTGTCATG GCTTATGCCAGGTTTTGTGGTGCACCATTGAAAGTGAATGTTATAGATCATTTGTGGAGAGCACCAAGAG GGAGTGTACCATTACTGATATCGGATGACACCGTTATTTCTCAGCCAGCAAAAATACTAAACTTCTTCAGAAAGCAG AAATATAATGCTGATTATGAGCTGTCTACAAAAGAAGGAGCAGATACACTGGCTTACATTGCACTACTCGAAGAAAAATTACTTCCTGCTGTG CTGCACACTTTCTGGGTTGAAGCTGATAATTACTACAATGTgacaaaaccatggtttgcttcaAGGATTCCATTTCCATTGAGTTGGTATCTGCCTAGAAAGATGTCTGGGGAAGCACTTAATAGGATCTTGCTGACAAAGGGAGGGCCTCCTCTCTACAGTCTTACTGAAGTGGAAGCACAG atctACAGAGATGCCAAGGAATGCCTGAATCTTCTATCGAACAGACTGGGGACGTCTCCATTTTTCTTTGGAAACAT GCCTACAACTCTTGATGCCTTTGTGTTTGGATTTCTTGCTCCTCTTTATAAAGTACCATTCCCCAAAGCCCAGCTACAAGATCATTTGAAGCAGCTTCCCAATTTATGTCACTTCTGTGATGACATTCTGAGTTGCTACTTCAGATCAAACTTATCAG GTGCCACTCCAGCAGGTCAAGACACAGTTGATGCAAATCTACAGAAACTCACACAGCTTGTAAACAAAGAATCCAACTTAATTGAAAAG